A single genomic interval of Coccidioides posadasii str. Silveira chromosome 1, complete sequence harbors:
- a CDS encoding uncharacterized protein (EggNog:ENOG410PFW0~COG:U): protein MITLVMAPFVEISIPTTAVSNTPKTYTIYNVAIRLPLRSFTIQKRYSDFTSLHSLLIEQTSLPPPAPLPPKSWLSKTTTNATLLEERRKGLEAYLQSINKSEDSRWRDSSAWRMFLNLPSAALSNAPSRASSLHAAITGPGTAPITDPTTWLDCHRDVKSHLHDARLHLTRRDQESTPQKQHECSAQAKSSLVKTGTMLGALENGLKNLGDKSGWGEAKLGEGELRRRKDLLASAQKEKEGLENLLNAMATKSKLDSAVASIQDKQALIGSSRNKPKVGRILGKETEETRQLDNDGVLQLQKQIMENQDAGIDELRKIVARQKELGIAINNELEVQNAMLNIVDEDAERVGRKIQVGRRRADKIS from the exons ATGATAACGCTTGTCATGGCACCCTTTGTGGAGATATCCATCCCGACAACGGCCGTCTCCAATACTCCGAAAACCTACACGATTTACAATGTCGCAATCCGCTTACCGCTCCGATCATTTACTATTCAGAAGCGCTATTCCGATTTTACTTCACTTCACAGTTTGCTGATAGAACAGACTTCCCTCCCTCCGCccgctcctcttcctccaaAGTCCTGGCTCTCCAAAACGACCACGAACGCTACATTACTCGAAGAAAGGCGAAAAGGTCTAGAAGCATATCTTCAAAGCATAAACAAATCCGAAGACTCTCGATGGCGTGACTCCAGTGCATGGCGAATGTTCCTCAACCTCCCTAGCGCAGCCCTGAGTAATGCCCCTTCTCGTGCATCAAGCTTACATGCTGCCATTACCGGTCCCGGTACAGCCCCAATAACTGATCCTACAACCTGGCTCGATTGCCATCGAGATGTCAAATCCCACCTACATGATGCAAGACTGCATCTGACGAGAAGGGACCAGGAATCTACGCCCCAAAAACAACATGAGTGCTCCGCGCAAGCGAAGAGCAGCTTGGTTAAAACTGGCACGATGCTCGGAGCACTCGAAAACGGGTTGAAGAATCTCGGTGATAAATCTGGATGGGGTGAGGCAAAGCTTGGCGAGGGAGAGCTACGGCGCAGAAAGGACCTGCTGGCAAGCGcccaaaaggaaaaagaaggcTTGGAGAACTTACTAAATGCCATGGCTACCAAGAGTAAATTGGACTCTGCGGTGGCTTCAATACAGGATAAACAGGCGCTTATTGGGAGTAGCCGGAATAAACCGAAGGTTGGAAGAATCCTAGGCAAGGAGACAGAGGAAACTAGGCAGTTGGATAATGATGGCGTGCTACAGCTGCAGAAACAGATTATGGAGAATCAGGATGCTGGCATTGATGAGCTACGAAAGATTGTGGCAAGACAAAAGGAGCTTGGTATCGCGATTAATAACGAGCTCGAGGTTCAGAATGCCATGTTGAATATCGTTGATGAGGATGCTGAAAG AGTTGGGAGAAAGATCCAGGTTGGAAGGAGACGAGCAGACAAGATCTCGTAG
- the KU80 gene encoding ATP-dependent DNA helicase II subunit 2 (BUSCO:167374at4751~EggNog:ENOG410PK4Q~COG:L~BUSCO:2790at33183) has protein sequence MAEKEATVYIVDVGHSMGKCRGGRTISDLDWMMLYVWDRITTTVSTGRKTATVGVVGLRTDGSSNPLWEKHEEESYAHLSVFQEIGQMLMPDIRKLRDLVKPSNTNQGDAISSIILAIDMIVRYCKRLKYKRKIVLVTDGRSTTDSDGIDSIVSKIKEEGIELVILGVDFDDPDYGFKEEDKDPFKTKNESVLKILADDADGAYGTLAQAVEEMTTPRIKVVRGIPSFRGDLRLGDPSQYSTGLTIQVERYYRTYVARPPAASAFALSIAPPKGQSTAESSVTLQNGDSTVETASASNNLSGVRNARSYQVIDENAPGGKKEVERDDLAKGYEYGRTAVHISESDEVITKLDTTAALEFIGFIQSENYERYMNMSTSNVIIAQKINDKAILALSSMIHALFELEYYAIGRLVTKDGKPPLMVLLAPLIEPDFECLLEVQLPFAEDTRSYRFPPLDKIVTVSGKVVKEHRNLPSDDLLETMGKYVENMDLSEFDENGDPFQSLALEDCYSPLVHRIDQAIRWRAVHPTKPLPPVPKVLEKLSHWPEELVKKSHDSLRDLISISAVKKVPPKAKGRKRRREADKPLSGLNVDDLLRGEKRLKISPENPIPEFKQTLANTEDISAISDAVKQMSAIIEDQIRQSLGDINYDRAIEGIGTMREELIAYEEPGLYNDFIRGLKEKLLDDKLGGDRREMWWLIRKSRLGLIDQKALDISDITEEQAREFLSSRPTTV, from the exons ATGGCTGAAAAGGAGGCTACCGTGTATATTGTGGATGTCGGGCACTCTATGGGGAAGTGCCGCGGTGGAAGAACCATCTCAGATCTAGATTGGATGATGCTTTATGTCTGGGATAGGATCACGACAACG GTTTCTACAGGCCGAAAGACGGCCACTGTTGGGGTTGTTGGCTTGAGGACAGATG GCTCTTCAAATCCACTGTGGGAGAAGCATGAGGAAGAGAGCTACGCTCATTTGTCAGTTTTTCAAGAGATTGGACA GATGTTGATGCCTGATATTCGCAAATTACGCGACTTGGTCAAGCCAAGTAATACAAATCAAGGAGATG CAATATCGTCTATCATTCTGGCCATAGACATGATTGTGCGATACTGCAAAAGACTAAAATACAAGCGCAAAATTGTGCTTGTCACAGATGGAAGAAGCACGACGGACTCAGATGGTATTGACAGCATTGTCAGCAAGATTAAGGAAGAAGGCATAGAACTTGTGATCCT GGGCGTGGACTTTGATGATCCAGATTACGGGTTTAAAGAGGAGGATAAAGACCCGTTCAAA ACTAAAAATGAATCCGTCCTAAAAATATTAGCCGATGACGCTGATGGAGCATACGGAACCCTTGCCCAGGCCGTCGAGGAAATGACTACTCCGCGGATCAAGGTCGTGAGAGGGATTCCGTCTTTCAGAGGTGATTTACGGCTAGGAGATCCTTCGCAATATTCAACGGGTTTGACCATCCAAGTGGAGAGGTATTACCGAACGTACGTCGCACGTCCACCAGCCGCAAGCGCGTTTGCCTTATCCATTGCACCTCCCAAAGGACAGAGTACAGCGGAATCATCTGTGACCTTACAGAACGGAGACTCAACTGTTGAAACCGCTAGTGCGAGTAATAATCTATCGGGCGTGCGAAACGCTCGTTCGTACCAGGTTATTGATGAAAACGCAccaggaggaaaaaaagaagtcGAACGGGACGACCTTGCAAAAGGTTACGAGTACGGTCGCACTGCAGTGCATATTAGTGAATCGGATGAAGTTATCACCAAGCTCGACACCACTGCCGCACTCGAGTTCATTGGATTCATACAAAGCGAAAAC TATGAGCGCTACATGAACATGTCAACTTCTAACGTCATAATAGCACAAAAAATAAACGACAAGGCCATTCTAGCTCTATCTTCCATGATTCATGCGCTTTTTGAACTAGAATACTATGCTATTGGGAGATTGGTTACCAAGGATGGAAAACCACCTCTGATGGTACTCCTTGCGCCATTAATTGAACCAGACTTTGAATGCCTTCTAGAAGTGCAACTCCCATTTGCTGAAGATACTAGATCTTATCGCTTTCCTCCCCTCGACAAGATAGTCACGGTATCGGGGAAAGTGGTGAAGGAGCACCGAAACCTTCCGAGTGACGATCTTCTGGAAACAATGGGTAAATATGTTGAGAATATGGATCTCTCTGAGTTTGATGAAAACGG GGACCCATTTCAATCCTTGGCGCTAGAAGACTGTTACTCGCCTCTTGTTCATAGAATTGATCAAGCAATTCGTTGGCGTGCCGTGCACCCGACTAAACCTCTTCCTCCAGTCCCCAAGGTCTTGGAAAAGCTATCACATTGGCCAGAGGAGTTGGTCAAAAAGAGCCATGATTCTTTAAGAGATCTTATTTCCATTTCTGCCGTGAAAAAGG TTCCACCTAAAGCGAAAGGCCGTAAACGACGTCGAGAAGCTGACAAGCCACTCTCGGGGCTGAATGTTGACGATCTACTTCGTGGCGAAAAGCGTCTCAAAATATCACCAGAAAATCCTATACCTGAATTCAAGCAAACTCTGGCAAACACAGAAGATATCAGCGCGATCAGTGATGCAGTCAAACAAATGTCCGCCATCATTGAAGATCAAATCAGACAGAGTCTCGGTGATATCAATTATGACCGAGCTATTGAAGGTATAGGGACCATGAGAGAGGAATTGATCGCGTATGAAGAGCCAGGTTTGTATAATGACTTCATTCGGGGTTTGAAGGAAAAGTTACTGGATGATAAGCTGGGGGGAGATAGAAGAGAAATGTGGTGGCTTATCCGAAAAAGTAGATTGGGCTTAATTGATCAAAAGGCTTTGGATATATCAGACATAACAGAGGAACAAGCTCGAGAG TTTTTGTCCTCTCGGCCTACTACAGTATAG
- a CDS encoding uncharacterized protein (EggNog:ENOG410PNZU~COG:S~TransMembrane:4 (o13-38i50-69o96-117i155-174o)~BUSCO:14838at33183) yields MAERPGILAPFHIISYGTLLGTQTFQTFVGGIIAFKTLPRPQFAALQSSIFPVYFGLQTLLPLVVAATYPGEQSFGGFGPSSISGVLAESNRLSTLLPIAVTFVSGLANMLALEPAASKIKTERQRQESIDGKKYYDPGPHSKEMMRLNKSFGRIHGISTLVNLAGLAATLYYGKTLAGRLV; encoded by the exons ATGGCCGAAAGACCCGGAATCCTTGCCCCGTTCCATATTATCAG CTATGGAACATTGCTGGGAACTCAGACTTTTCAG ACTTTCGTAGGCGGCATTATCGCCTTTAAAACCCTCCCCCGTCCCCAGTTTGCTGCGTTGCAATCATCGATCTTCCCAGTATATTTCGGCCTGCAGACCCTTTTGCCCTTGGTAGTTGCTGCCACATATCCGGGTGAACAATCATTTGGTGGGTTTGGTCCTTCAAGTATTTCCGGTGTTTTAGCCGAAAGCAACCGTCTCTCAACGTTGCTGCCAATTGCCGTGACCTTTGTTAGCGGTCTCGCAAACATGTTGGCATTGGAACCTGCAGCATCGAAGATTAAAACTGAGAGGCAGCGACAAG AATCTATTGATGGAAAGAAGTACTACGACCCAGGCCCGCATTCAAAGGAGATGATGAGGCTAAACAAGTCATTTGGCCGTATCCATGGCATTTCTACTCTGGTCAACCTTGCTGGATTGGCGGCCACTTTATATTATGGCAAGACCTTGGCCGGACGTTTGGTTTGA